From Vagococcus jeotgali, one genomic window encodes:
- a CDS encoding class C sortase, giving the protein MTSKKKKRKVRKRTPHTSKKKIDSSKKKKWSWFWLVYILGFAIMLYPVASNLYYSHLQNSVSSDYYGKVDKMSDEDLQEKKSDIVKYNKNLATSFAQELDMPDFKSTSLTLFEGMDTNQLKEVLGVLVIPAIKVDMPIFNGTSDYQLKHGAGVLSGTSLPYGGENTHSVITGHRGLPTAKLFTDLPKLKKGDQFYIKTLDDKLAYEVDKITVIEPDEIEELMITKGEDYVTLLTCTPYMINTHRLLVRGHRVPFSEKVFDQAVKDSKQNQLLWLLLIILIIILLLIIWYVVRKKRKDRQLEG; this is encoded by the coding sequence ATGACATCAAAAAAAAAGAAAAGAAAAGTAAGGAAGAGAACTCCTCATACAAGTAAGAAAAAAATAGATAGCTCTAAAAAGAAAAAGTGGAGTTGGTTTTGGTTAGTCTACATTTTAGGTTTTGCAATTATGCTCTATCCTGTTGCCTCAAATTTATATTACAGTCATCTACAAAACTCCGTTTCAAGTGACTATTATGGTAAAGTAGACAAGATGTCTGATGAAGATTTACAAGAAAAAAAGTCTGATATAGTAAAATATAATAAAAATTTAGCTACCTCTTTTGCTCAAGAGCTGGATATGCCAGATTTTAAATCAACTAGTTTGACTTTATTTGAGGGAATGGACACAAATCAATTAAAAGAAGTGTTAGGTGTTTTAGTCATCCCTGCCATTAAAGTAGATATGCCGATTTTTAATGGGACAAGTGATTATCAACTAAAACATGGTGCTGGAGTACTATCTGGAACTTCTTTACCATACGGAGGAGAGAACACTCACTCTGTTATTACCGGCCATAGAGGATTACCAACAGCTAAGTTGTTTACTGACTTACCAAAACTAAAAAAAGGTGATCAGTTTTATATTAAAACATTAGATGATAAATTAGCTTATGAAGTAGATAAGATTACAGTTATTGAACCAGATGAAATCGAAGAGCTTATGATTACAAAGGGTGAGGATTATGTAACGCTTCTAACTTGTACGCCTTATATGATTAATACGCATCGTTTACTAGTAAGAGGACACCGAGTACCATTTTCTGAAAAAGTTTTTGATCAAGCCGTTAAAGATAGTAAGCAAAATCAATTATTATGGTTGTTGTTGATTATTTTAATTATTATTTTGTTATTGATTATTTGGTATGTTGTAAGAAAGAAACGAAAAGATAGGCAATTGGAGGGATAG
- a CDS encoding class C sortase, producing the protein MEKKVRQKQDKKHLLTLVWVLYILGFLIFSYPFAAKKYHQIVQNSAVKEYKKESLESEKKASEKRAKLEKEHEKEIALAPENQVKDFDIEAEKLMREQGIASSGRDELGEAIAILEIPKIKLELPVYYGTNSKQISSGVGVMRETSLPFGGEGTHSVLTSHRGLPTAKLFTDLPQLKIGDSFFLTVGADIHAYEVDQIKVIEPDDFSALEVIPGEDYVTLLTCTPYMINTHRILVRGKRVMPYDAKVKAQEMKKGYWRQIKQLLILLLILLLLLLLYILKKQMDKRKQMDPIPDQLNPKKTRVRVRVPIQTSEHIQIVPPLDSTSPKKKKRIKVKKRVDN; encoded by the coding sequence TTGGAGAAAAAAGTGAGGCAAAAACAAGATAAAAAACATCTATTAACCCTAGTATGGGTACTTTATATATTAGGTTTTTTAATATTCTCCTACCCTTTTGCTGCAAAAAAATATCATCAAATTGTCCAAAATAGCGCAGTTAAAGAATATAAAAAAGAATCCTTAGAATCAGAAAAGAAAGCATCTGAAAAGCGTGCTAAATTGGAAAAGGAACATGAAAAGGAAATTGCCCTAGCACCAGAAAATCAAGTCAAAGATTTTGATATTGAGGCTGAAAAATTAATGAGAGAGCAGGGAATAGCATCAAGTGGAAGAGACGAGCTTGGAGAGGCTATTGCTATTCTTGAAATTCCTAAAATAAAATTAGAACTACCTGTATATTACGGGACTAATAGCAAGCAGATATCTAGTGGTGTTGGGGTGATGAGAGAAACGTCTTTACCTTTTGGTGGGGAGGGAACTCACTCGGTTTTAACTAGTCACAGAGGGTTACCAACAGCAAAACTTTTTACAGATTTGCCTCAACTGAAAATAGGAGATAGTTTTTTCTTAACAGTCGGAGCTGATATTCATGCTTATGAAGTGGATCAGATTAAAGTGATTGAACCAGATGATTTTTCTGCCTTAGAAGTTATTCCTGGTGAGGATTATGTTACTCTCTTAACTTGTACACCTTATATGATCAACACGCATCGTATTTTAGTTCGTGGTAAGAGAGTGATGCCATATGATGCCAAAGTCAAGGCTCAAGAGATGAAAAAAGGATACTGGCGTCAAATAAAACAGTTATTAATTTTGTTATTAATTCTGTTATTGTTATTGCTTCTATATATTCTAAAAAAACAAATGGATAAACGAAAACAAATGGATCCAATACCAGATCAACTAAATCCTAAAAAAACCCGTGTAAGAGTACGTGTTCCTATACAAACTAGCGAACATATACAAATAGTTCCGCCTTTAGACTCAACTAGTCCTAAAAAGAAAAAGCGTATTAAGGTCAAAAAAAGAGTCGATAATTAG
- a CDS encoding IS256 family transposase, with amino-acid sequence MNNFTTEIMETLINKGDLDDLFRHHLELAINSLLKAELTAFLDYEKYDRSGFNSGNSRNGNYSRSFKTEYGELNLVIPRDRNGEFSQQTLPAYKRTNDSLETTIIQLFQKGITMSEISDLIEKMYGHYYTPQTISNISKIVSEDVLAFKERTLEAKYSVIFMDATHIPVKRKTVAKEAIYIVIGIRLDGTKEVLGFTIAPTESAYIWKEILQDLKDRGLEEVLLVVTDGLNGIHDSIHSVYPNAQFQQCCVHISRNIAHKVRVSDRQEVCNDFKLVYQAASKEEAMNQISFMIDKWKKQYPRVVKLLLNPAILTFYNFPPSIRRTIYSTNLIEGFNKQLKKYTKRKEQFPNEESLERFLVSQFNEYNQKFLGRVHKGFKEIQDTLESMF; translated from the coding sequence ATGAATAATTTTACTACAGAAATTATGGAAACACTAATCAATAAAGGTGATTTGGATGATTTGTTTCGCCATCATCTAGAGCTAGCTATTAATTCATTATTAAAAGCTGAACTGACAGCATTTCTTGACTATGAAAAATATGATAGATCTGGATTTAATTCAGGTAATTCCCGAAATGGGAATTATTCACGTTCATTTAAAACGGAGTATGGAGAACTAAATTTAGTAATCCCTAGAGATAGGAATGGTGAGTTTTCTCAACAAACATTACCTGCTTATAAAAGAACCAATGACTCTTTAGAAACGACTATTATTCAGCTATTTCAAAAAGGAATAACGATGTCTGAAATCTCTGATTTAATTGAAAAGATGTATGGTCATTATTACACGCCACAAACTATTTCAAACATAAGTAAAATTGTATCTGAAGATGTTTTAGCTTTTAAAGAAAGAACTTTAGAGGCTAAATACTCAGTTATTTTTATGGATGCTACTCATATTCCAGTAAAAAGGAAAACCGTAGCAAAAGAAGCTATTTACATAGTAATTGGTATCCGGTTAGATGGAACCAAAGAAGTTCTAGGATTTACTATTGCTCCAACTGAATCTGCCTACATTTGGAAAGAGATACTTCAAGACCTAAAAGACCGTGGTTTAGAAGAGGTTTTATTAGTTGTAACTGATGGTTTAAACGGTATTCACGATAGCATCCATAGTGTCTATCCAAATGCTCAATTTCAACAATGTTGTGTCCATATCTCTAGAAATATTGCTCATAAGGTTCGTGTTAGTGATCGACAAGAAGTCTGTAATGATTTCAAATTGGTTTATCAAGCAGCTTCAAAAGAAGAAGCTATGAATCAAATAAGTTTTATGATAGATAAATGGAAAAAGCAGTATCCACGAGTAGTTAAATTACTCTTGAATCCTGCTATATTAACTTTCTATAACTTCCCACCATCAATCAGAAGAACTATCTACTCAACTAACTTGATTGAGGGATTTAATAAACAGTTAAAAAAATATACAAAGAGAAAAGAACAATTTCCTAATGAAGAATCTCTGGAGAGATTCCTTGTTTCTCAGTTCAATGAATATAACCAAAAATTTTTAGGCAGAGTACATAAAGGATTTAAGGAAATACAAGATACATTAGAATCAATGTTTTAA
- a CDS encoding class C sortase: MKNKRISYLFFMIGLLIVLSLPVMGLIQSFQQQKEVKSFSKEEQIYEQYPNFAEEVKTYYEEKNRADIVDPFTESSETTEITEVISVDTSEGKYTHDLINGSVGHIEMPSINEKKLPLYIGASKENLSKGIAQVTGTDLPNSGLGNHSVVSGHRGYYGSNLFMYIDYLDIGDIFYVTYLNETAAYEVTGNEIIEATDVEKLIVKPNQDEEWLTLLTCHPLPSLEKRLLVHSKRVPMDESINQTTIKTKTTNNQVNQKKAIEESENQKVSSSKVSDNSTELREVTPSQPVVVFVSKALQHSRLFYIVVLSIGVLLFLYLIYKFIRTF; this comes from the coding sequence GTGAAAAATAAAAGAATATCTTATCTCTTCTTTATGATTGGTTTACTAATCGTATTGTCACTACCTGTTATGGGATTGATTCAGTCTTTTCAACAACAAAAAGAAGTGAAGTCATTTTCTAAAGAAGAGCAAATCTATGAGCAGTATCCCAATTTTGCTGAAGAAGTTAAGACATATTATGAAGAAAAAAACAGAGCAGATATTGTAGATCCTTTTACAGAGTCATCTGAAACAACGGAAATCACTGAAGTCATTAGTGTTGATACAAGTGAAGGTAAATATACTCATGATTTAATTAATGGGTCAGTAGGACACATTGAAATGCCGTCAATTAATGAAAAGAAATTGCCACTTTATATTGGTGCCTCGAAAGAAAATCTTAGTAAAGGGATTGCTCAAGTCACAGGAACAGATCTACCAAATAGTGGACTGGGAAATCATAGTGTAGTATCAGGTCACAGAGGGTATTATGGTTCTAATTTGTTCATGTATATTGACTATCTTGATATAGGTGATATTTTTTATGTTACTTATTTAAATGAGACTGCAGCTTATGAAGTGACAGGTAATGAAATCATAGAAGCAACGGATGTAGAAAAATTAATAGTTAAACCCAATCAAGATGAAGAATGGTTGACTTTGCTAACTTGTCACCCGCTACCGTCTTTAGAAAAAAGACTGTTGGTTCACAGTAAACGTGTTCCTATGGATGAGTCTATTAATCAGACAACAATTAAAACCAAGACTACAAATAACCAAGTGAATCAAAAAAAAGCAATAGAAGAAAGTGAGAATCAAAAAGTATCTTCTTCTAAAGTAAGTGATAATAGTACTGAGTTAAGAGAAGTGACACCTAGCCAGCCGGTTGTTGTATTTGTGTCAAAAGCACTTCAACACTCCCGCTTATTTTATATTGTCGTATTATCAATTGGTGTTTTATTGTTCTTGTATTTAATATATAAATTTATTAGAACTTTTTAG
- a CDS encoding LPXTG cell wall anchor domain-containing protein — MTKNNYKSVSKQLISCLALSSLLLIGSLNTHAETIESSTTQSTEEVILKQDTKVASEAIFSLNDKGHKVSDKLFMLVTENEDKELHPLLVKEDDDKEQVVAFKATKKEEIVVPDSLLKDEVINQLEMDFKLIELSAPEEKLDEMKEDNVYLLSQAETKQIQKQFSGSAKTLEKNLEKNYDAIAMTVAYDDQTDFEGVAYAMKSMPDVVPQEASTTTSKKDTQGLFSKKEYAEGKVKKADHEPNKSEYTLKLTSKEVTLEKGAEQPTSQELKEWFTAVDVLEGDTTVKDNLEDYTVTLINPTTVDTQTVGIAIYDVKVEGNYEGSMISSETRVKVEIEDGKGKGEGETPPPNKEKPKDPVNNSGNNTSDNKSSSKNPETLPQTGENFTSLLLPLGMVMVSLPVIFVYLRK, encoded by the coding sequence ATGACTAAGAATAATTATAAAAGTGTATCAAAACAGTTAATTTCATGTTTAGCTTTAAGTAGTCTATTATTAATAGGATCACTTAATACACATGCTGAAACCATTGAATCTTCAACAACGCAATCAACTGAAGAAGTTATTTTAAAGCAAGATACTAAAGTAGCAAGTGAAGCTATTTTTTCATTGAATGACAAGGGGCATAAAGTATCTGATAAATTATTTATGTTAGTAACTGAAAATGAAGATAAGGAACTTCACCCTTTATTAGTCAAAGAAGATGATGATAAAGAGCAAGTTGTTGCTTTTAAAGCTACTAAAAAAGAAGAGATTGTTGTACCGGATTCATTATTAAAAGATGAGGTAATCAATCAATTAGAAATGGATTTTAAATTAATTGAGTTATCTGCTCCAGAAGAAAAATTAGATGAGATGAAAGAAGATAATGTCTACCTATTATCTCAAGCTGAAACAAAACAGATTCAAAAACAATTTAGTGGGTCAGCTAAAACCTTAGAAAAAAATCTTGAAAAAAATTATGATGCTATTGCAATGACTGTAGCCTATGATGATCAAACGGATTTTGAGGGTGTAGCTTATGCTATGAAATCTATGCCTGATGTAGTACCGCAAGAAGCATCAACGACTACTTCTAAAAAGGACACACAGGGTCTTTTTTCTAAAAAAGAATACGCTGAAGGCAAAGTAAAAAAGGCAGATCATGAGCCAAACAAATCAGAATATACTTTGAAATTAACATCTAAGGAAGTGACTTTAGAAAAAGGTGCAGAGCAACCGACTAGTCAAGAATTAAAGGAATGGTTTACAGCTGTTGATGTTCTTGAAGGGGATACAACAGTAAAAGATAATCTAGAAGATTACACTGTCACATTAATAAATCCAACGACAGTTGATACTCAAACTGTCGGTATAGCAATATATGATGTGAAAGTTGAAGGAAACTATGAAGGTAGTATGATTTCTAGTGAAACAAGAGTAAAAGTTGAAATTGAAGACGGTAAAGGAAAAGGTGAAGGTGAGACTCCGCCACCGAATAAAGAAAAACCCAAAGATCCGGTAAATAATTCAGGAAATAATACTAGTGACAACAAGTCTTCAAGTAAAAATCCAGAGACTTTACCACAAACAGGTGAGAACTTCACAAGTCTGTTATTACCACTAGGTATGGTGATGGTAAGTTTACCAGTTATTTTTGTCTATTTAAGAAAATAA
- a CDS encoding PolC-type DNA polymerase III, whose protein sequence is MSLTPEELYQQLLTQIQLDKEIAKYPLLSEGKVEKVMVHKHSKMWDFHLLFPKLLPVDQYQLLLNHLTTSFQHIAQINITIHTVDGQFSSELIGDYWYPVLKKNTELTNVVKKSLSKQAPLVEENQVVLFVENEGIIKYLGPKHLEVLAKDYQSFGFKEFNFVLKVDETRESDIQQAFEQRQLEQAEVMMKQAAAAIEKNEQQKKKQEATEFNVPIQLGRSIPADEIITRMEDILEEERRVTIEGYVFDKEIRELRSGRKLLTVKITDYSSSFLVKKFSNNEKDVAVFEGIKVGSWIRVRGSIQEDTFMRDLVMNCQDLVTIEKETRKDTVKEEDKRVELHVHTNMSTMDATNKVSDIVAQAGKWGMPGIAITDHSGAQAFPDAYFAGQKNNVKVLFGIEANIVDDGVPIAYNPKHELLTDATYVVFDVETTGLSAVYDSIIELAAVKMHKGNIIDTFEEFIDPGHPLSQTTISLTGITDEMVKGSKSEEEVLNLFHEFCGDSILVAHNASFDMGFLNTSYEKYQMPEAHNPVIDTLELSRLLHPEMKSHRLNRLSKKYNINLEQHHRAIYDSEATGHLCWIFVKKAQEDYHVHYHDEFNQHIGEGDAYKRARPFHATILVQTQAGLKNLFKLISMSNINYFYRVPRIPRSVLNQYREGLLVGSACSNGEIFEAMMQKGVEEAKKRAKFYDYIEVMPKGAYSSLIAAELVKNEDDLEDIIKNLVTIGDELGKTVVATGNVHYINEEDAVYRKILINSMGGANPLNRYPLPDVKFLTTNEMLDAFTFLGKEKAKEIVVTNTRHILDICETVVPVKKELYTPKIEGSEQEITDLSYNEAHRLYGQDLPEIVEKRIEKELKSINGNGFSVIYLISQKLVHKSLKDGYLVGSRGSVGSSFVATMTGITEVNPLPPHYRCPSCQYSEFFDDGSYGSGFDLPEKNCPNCETRLEKDGHDIPFETFLGFHGDKVPDIDLNFSGIYQPEAHNYTKVLFGEEYVYRAGTIGTVADKTAYGFVKGYERDNNLNLRSAEIDRLAKGSTGVKRTTGQHPGGIIVIPDYMDVYDFTPIQFPADDQESEWKTTHFDFHSIHDNVLKLDILGHDDPTVIRMLQDLSGIDPKTIPTDDPEVMKIFSGPDVLGVAAGEIFSKTGTLGIPEFGTKFVRGMLEQTKPTTFAELLQISGLSHGTDVWLGNAEELIRKGEATLAKVIGCRDDIMVYLMHAGLEDGLAFNIMESVRKGKGISDEWQEEMRAQNVPEWYIDSCLKIKYMFPKAHAAAYVLMALRVAYFKVHFPILYYAAYFSVRAVDFDIAAMAKGKDAVKARMKEIMDKGMEASTKEKNLLTVLEISNEMLERGFKFQMIDLYKSDAENFIIEGDTLIAPFRSVPSLGANVAKQIVIARQEQAFLSKEDLSNRGKVSKTLIEYMTENGVLDDLPDENQLSLFDM, encoded by the coding sequence ATGAGTTTAACACCAGAAGAGCTATACCAACAGCTACTTACTCAAATACAATTAGATAAAGAAATAGCAAAATATCCTCTACTAAGTGAAGGTAAAGTTGAGAAAGTTATGGTTCATAAGCACAGTAAAATGTGGGATTTTCATTTACTTTTTCCTAAACTGTTACCGGTGGATCAGTATCAATTACTATTAAATCACTTAACAACATCTTTTCAACATATTGCTCAGATAAATATAACGATTCATACAGTAGATGGTCAATTTAGTAGCGAGTTGATTGGTGATTATTGGTACCCAGTTTTGAAAAAAAACACAGAATTGACGAATGTCGTTAAAAAATCATTAAGTAAACAAGCGCCTCTTGTAGAAGAAAATCAAGTGGTTTTATTTGTAGAAAATGAAGGAATTATTAAATATTTAGGGCCAAAACATTTGGAGGTATTGGCAAAAGACTACCAAAGCTTTGGCTTTAAAGAGTTTAATTTTGTTTTGAAAGTGGATGAAACAAGGGAATCAGATATCCAGCAAGCTTTTGAACAGCGTCAATTGGAACAGGCTGAAGTTATGATGAAACAAGCTGCAGCTGCTATTGAGAAAAATGAGCAACAAAAGAAAAAACAAGAAGCAACTGAATTTAATGTCCCTATTCAATTAGGACGATCCATTCCTGCAGATGAAATCATTACTCGTATGGAAGATATTTTGGAAGAAGAGCGTCGTGTCACTATAGAGGGTTATGTTTTTGATAAAGAAATAAGAGAACTTCGCTCAGGAAGAAAATTATTGACCGTTAAAATAACGGACTACTCATCATCATTTTTAGTTAAGAAATTTTCCAATAATGAAAAAGACGTGGCTGTATTTGAAGGTATTAAAGTCGGTAGTTGGATTCGTGTTAGAGGAAGTATCCAAGAAGATACCTTTATGCGTGATTTAGTGATGAATTGTCAGGATCTTGTAACAATTGAGAAAGAGACAAGAAAAGATACTGTCAAAGAAGAAGATAAGCGTGTTGAATTACATGTCCATACGAATATGAGTACTATGGATGCGACAAATAAAGTAAGTGACATTGTTGCCCAAGCAGGTAAGTGGGGGATGCCTGGAATTGCTATTACAGATCATAGCGGTGCTCAAGCATTTCCGGATGCTTATTTTGCAGGACAAAAAAATAATGTCAAGGTTCTATTTGGTATTGAGGCTAATATTGTAGATGACGGTGTACCTATTGCTTATAACCCAAAACATGAATTATTAACTGATGCAACTTATGTGGTATTTGATGTGGAGACAACAGGACTTTCTGCTGTTTATGATTCAATTATTGAACTTGCTGCTGTTAAGATGCACAAAGGCAATATCATTGATACTTTTGAAGAGTTCATTGATCCAGGACATCCCCTATCTCAAACCACCATTAGTTTAACAGGAATTACTGATGAAATGGTGAAGGGCTCAAAATCAGAAGAAGAAGTATTAAACTTATTTCATGAATTTTGTGGAGATAGTATCTTAGTGGCACATAATGCCAGTTTTGATATGGGATTTTTAAATACGAGTTATGAAAAATATCAAATGCCAGAAGCTCATAATCCAGTCATTGATACATTAGAGTTGTCACGATTATTACATCCAGAGATGAAATCACACCGGTTAAATCGTTTATCTAAAAAGTATAATATTAATTTAGAACAACATCATAGGGCTATTTATGATTCTGAGGCTACTGGACATTTGTGTTGGATTTTCGTAAAAAAAGCTCAAGAAGATTATCACGTTCATTATCATGACGAGTTTAATCAACATATTGGTGAGGGTGATGCTTATAAGAGAGCTAGACCTTTTCATGCGACTATATTAGTACAAACTCAAGCAGGCCTTAAAAATTTATTTAAGCTGATTTCTATGTCAAATATCAACTATTTTTACCGAGTTCCTAGAATTCCACGTTCTGTATTAAATCAGTACAGAGAAGGTTTATTGGTTGGCTCAGCCTGTAGCAATGGAGAAATTTTTGAAGCTATGATGCAAAAAGGGGTAGAAGAAGCTAAAAAGCGAGCTAAATTCTATGATTATATCGAAGTTATGCCAAAAGGCGCTTACTCATCTTTAATCGCTGCTGAGTTAGTTAAAAATGAAGATGATTTAGAAGATATTATCAAAAATTTAGTAACAATTGGAGATGAGTTAGGTAAAACAGTTGTTGCTACTGGTAATGTTCATTATATTAATGAAGAAGATGCCGTTTATCGTAAGATTTTAATTAATTCTATGGGAGGAGCTAATCCTTTAAATAGGTACCCTTTACCTGATGTTAAGTTTTTAACAACAAATGAAATGTTAGATGCCTTTACATTTTTAGGAAAAGAGAAAGCCAAAGAAATCGTCGTAACAAATACACGCCATATTTTAGATATTTGTGAGACAGTTGTCCCAGTGAAGAAAGAGTTATATACACCAAAAATTGAAGGGTCAGAGCAAGAAATTACAGATCTAAGTTATAATGAAGCTCATAGACTATACGGACAAGATTTACCAGAAATAGTAGAAAAAAGAATAGAGAAAGAGTTAAAAAGTATTAATGGTAATGGTTTCTCAGTTATTTATTTGATTTCTCAAAAATTAGTTCATAAGAGCTTGAAAGATGGTTATCTAGTTGGATCTAGGGGGTCTGTTGGTTCTAGTTTTGTTGCAACTATGACAGGGATTACTGAAGTTAACCCACTCCCTCCTCATTACCGTTGTCCAAGTTGTCAGTATTCAGAATTTTTTGATGATGGGTCTTATGGTTCAGGATTTGATTTACCAGAAAAAAATTGCCCTAACTGTGAAACTAGGTTAGAAAAAGATGGACATGATATTCCTTTTGAGACCTTTCTAGGTTTTCACGGTGACAAAGTACCTGATATTGATTTGAACTTTTCAGGGATATACCAGCCTGAAGCTCATAATTATACAAAGGTATTGTTTGGTGAGGAATACGTTTACCGTGCTGGAACGATTGGTACTGTAGCAGACAAAACAGCTTACGGATTTGTTAAAGGGTATGAACGAGATAACAATCTGAATTTAAGGAGCGCAGAAATTGACCGCTTAGCAAAAGGTTCGACAGGCGTGAAGCGAACTACTGGGCAGCATCCAGGGGGGATTATTGTTATTCCTGATTACATGGATGTATATGATTTTACACCCATTCAATTTCCAGCAGATGATCAAGAGTCAGAATGGAAAACAACCCATTTTGATTTTCATTCTATTCATGATAATGTTTTAAAATTAGATATTTTAGGACATGATGACCCAACTGTTATTCGTATGCTTCAAGATCTATCAGGAATTGACCCAAAAACAATCCCAACTGATGATCCTGAAGTCATGAAGATATTTTCAGGTCCAGATGTTTTAGGTGTGGCAGCTGGTGAGATTTTTTCAAAAACCGGAACATTAGGTATACCAGAGTTTGGGACAAAATTTGTAAGAGGGATGCTTGAGCAAACAAAACCAACAACGTTTGCTGAGTTACTTCAAATTTCAGGGCTTTCCCATGGGACGGATGTTTGGCTTGGTAATGCTGAGGAGTTAATTAGAAAAGGTGAAGCAACACTTGCTAAAGTAATTGGCTGTCGTGATGATATCATGGTGTATTTAATGCATGCTGGTCTTGAGGATGGTTTAGCCTTTAATATTATGGAAAGTGTGCGTAAAGGAAAAGGAATCAGTGATGAATGGCAAGAAGAGATGCGAGCTCAAAATGTACCTGAGTGGTATATTGATTCTTGTCTAAAAATTAAATATATGTTTCCAAAAGCCCATGCGGCAGCCTATGTGTTAATGGCACTACGTGTTGCTTACTTTAAAGTTCATTTTCCAATTCTATACTATGCAGCTTATTTTTCAGTTAGAGCAGTTGATTTTGATATTGCAGCTATGGCTAAAGGTAAAGATGCAGTTAAGGCTAGAATGAAAGAAATTATGGATAAGGGTATGGAAGCTTCAACAAAAGAGAAAAATTTACTGACAGTTTTAGAAATTTCAAATGAAATGCTAGAGCGAGGCTTTAAATTTCAAATGATTGATTTATATAAATCAGATGCGGAAAACTTTATTATAGAAGGAGATACATTAATCGCTCCCTTTAGATCAGTTCCAAGCTTAGGTGCTAACGTTGCTAAACAAATTGTCATAGCAAGGCAGGAACAAGCATTTTTATCTAAAGAAGACCTATCAAACCGCGGTAAGGTATCGAAGACATTGATTGAATACATGACAGAAAATGGTGTTTTAGACGATTTACCTGATGAAAATCAATTGTCCTTATTTGATATGTAA